A region of Faecalibacterium taiwanense DNA encodes the following proteins:
- the gdhA gene encoding NADP-specific glutamate dehydrogenase, protein MLTNEYLKRVYEGLEKRNANEPEFLQAVREVLESIQPVVEKHPEYEKAALIERLVEPERIITFRVPWVDDQGKVQVNRGYRVQFNSAIGPYKGGLRFHPSVNQGILKFLGFEQTFKNSLTTLPMGGGKGGSDFDPHGKSDMEVMRFCQSFMTELYRHIGQFVDCPAGDIGVGGREVGYMFGQYKRLTNSFQGGMLTGKGLTFGGSLARTEATGYGLCYFTAEALKCMRNDSLQGKTVVISGSGNVAIYACEKATQLGAKVVTMSDSNGYVYDPNGIDLAYVKDLKEVRRGRIKEYAETHEGVTYVADCTKVWTVPCDIALPCATQNEINKESAEALVKGGCTVVCEGANMPSTPEAIEVYLSNGILYGPAKASNAGGVATSGLEMSQNSERLSWTFEEVDAKLKGIMEGIFHASYDASVAAGSEGNLMVGANCAGFLKVATAMMAQGITY, encoded by the coding sequence ATGCTGACAAATGAATACCTGAAGCGCGTTTACGAAGGTCTGGAAAAGCGCAATGCCAACGAGCCTGAGTTCCTGCAGGCTGTGCGTGAGGTTCTGGAGAGCATCCAGCCCGTTGTGGAGAAGCACCCTGAGTACGAGAAGGCCGCTCTGATCGAGCGTCTGGTCGAGCCGGAGCGCATCATCACCTTCCGTGTGCCTTGGGTTGACGATCAGGGCAAGGTTCAGGTGAACCGCGGCTACCGTGTGCAGTTCAACAGCGCCATCGGCCCCTACAAGGGCGGCCTGCGCTTCCATCCCTCTGTCAATCAGGGCATCCTGAAGTTCCTCGGCTTTGAGCAGACCTTCAAGAACAGCCTGACCACCCTGCCCATGGGCGGCGGCAAGGGCGGCTCTGACTTCGACCCCCACGGCAAGAGCGACATGGAAGTGATGCGCTTCTGCCAGAGCTTTATGACCGAGCTGTACCGCCACATCGGCCAGTTCGTGGACTGCCCCGCCGGTGATATCGGTGTCGGCGGCCGTGAGGTCGGCTATATGTTCGGCCAGTACAAGCGCCTGACCAACAGCTTCCAGGGCGGCATGCTCACCGGCAAGGGCCTGACCTTCGGCGGCTCTCTGGCCCGCACCGAGGCTACCGGCTACGGCCTGTGCTACTTCACTGCTGAGGCTCTGAAGTGCATGCGCAACGACAGCCTCCAGGGCAAGACCGTGGTCATCTCCGGTTCCGGCAACGTTGCGATCTACGCCTGCGAGAAGGCCACCCAGCTGGGTGCCAAGGTCGTTACCATGTCCGACTCCAACGGCTACGTCTACGATCCCAACGGCATTGATCTGGCCTACGTCAAGGATCTGAAGGAAGTGCGCCGCGGCCGCATCAAGGAGTACGCCGAGACCCACGAGGGTGTAACCTATGTTGCAGATTGCACCAAGGTCTGGACTGTCCCCTGCGACATCGCCCTGCCCTGCGCAACCCAGAACGAGATCAACAAGGAGTCCGCTGAGGCTCTGGTGAAGGGTGGCTGCACCGTCGTGTGCGAGGGTGCCAACATGCCCAGCACCCCGGAGGCCATCGAGGTCTACCTGTCCAACGGCATCCTGTACGGACCTGCAAAGGCTTCCAACGCAGGCGGCGTGGCCACCTCCGGTCTGGAGATGAGCCAGAACTCCGAGCGCCTGAGCTGGACCTTTGAAGAGGTCGATGCCAAGCTGAAGGGCATCATGGAGGGCATTTTCCATGCTTCCTACGATGCATCTGTGGCTGCCGGTTCCGAGGGCAACCTGATGGTCGGTGCAAACTGTGCCGGCTTCCTGAAGGTTGCTACCGCCATGATGGCACAGGGCATCACCTACTAA
- the hcp gene encoding hydroxylamine reductase translates to MDEQMFCFQCEQAAGCTACTGAAGVCGKSAETAAAQDRLTGALIAFAGQLIAAGRGPTPEQARLLMQGLFTTITNVNFDPAAVDALTRRVHDASPGTGPDYDMQALWREPDADRRSLKCFVLFSLRGMAAYNYHARVLGRIDPELDRFFCTALQAVGDPGQTTDALWQLVQATGEASYRCMELLDAANTGAFGDPEPVQVPLTIEKGPFIVISGHDLYDAQQLLEQTAGRGVNVYTHSEMLPAHGYPELKRRYPHLKGNFGTAWQNQQREFEDIPAPILFTTNCIMPLRASYADRVFTTSVVAYPGVPHIDEGRDFSPVIEKALELGGYAQDTLLPGLNGGSTVTTGFARTAVLQHADEIVQAVRDGKLRHFFLVGGCDGTRPSRRYYTEFARLTPPDTILLTLACGKFRLNDLPLGTVPGTGLPRILDVGQCNDAYSAIRIALALADAFGCGVNDLPLSLVLCWFEQKAVCILIALLALGIRNIRLGPTLPPFLSPVVVAALQQKYDLKAVTTPENDLQAILGRH, encoded by the coding sequence ATGGACGAGCAGATGTTTTGTTTTCAGTGTGAGCAGGCGGCGGGCTGCACCGCCTGCACCGGCGCAGCGGGGGTGTGCGGCAAGTCGGCCGAGACAGCCGCCGCACAGGACCGGCTCACCGGGGCGCTCATCGCGTTTGCCGGGCAGCTCATCGCGGCGGGGCGCGGCCCGACCCCGGAACAGGCCCGGCTGCTGATGCAGGGGCTGTTCACCACCATTACCAACGTGAACTTTGACCCCGCCGCCGTGGACGCGCTGACCCGCCGGGTGCACGACGCCAGCCCCGGCACCGGCCCGGACTACGACATGCAGGCCCTCTGGCGGGAACCGGACGCCGACCGGCGCAGCCTGAAATGCTTTGTGCTGTTCAGCCTGCGGGGCATGGCCGCCTACAACTACCACGCCCGGGTGCTGGGCCGCATCGACCCGGAGCTGGACCGGTTCTTCTGTACCGCCCTGCAGGCCGTGGGCGACCCCGGCCAGACCACCGACGCCCTGTGGCAGCTGGTGCAGGCCACAGGAGAAGCCAGCTACCGCTGCATGGAGCTGCTGGACGCGGCCAACACCGGCGCGTTTGGCGATCCGGAACCGGTGCAGGTGCCCTTGACCATTGAAAAGGGGCCGTTCATCGTGATTTCCGGCCACGACCTCTACGACGCACAGCAGCTGCTGGAACAGACCGCAGGCCGGGGCGTCAACGTCTACACCCACTCGGAGATGCTGCCCGCCCACGGCTACCCGGAGCTGAAGCGCCGCTACCCCCACCTCAAGGGCAACTTTGGCACCGCATGGCAGAACCAGCAGCGGGAGTTCGAGGACATCCCCGCGCCCATCCTGTTCACCACCAACTGCATCATGCCCCTGCGCGCCAGCTACGCCGACCGGGTGTTCACCACCTCGGTGGTGGCTTACCCCGGCGTGCCCCACATCGACGAAGGGCGCGACTTTTCCCCGGTGATCGAAAAGGCGCTGGAGCTGGGCGGCTACGCGCAGGACACCCTGCTGCCCGGCCTGAACGGCGGCTCCACGGTGACCACCGGTTTTGCCCGCACCGCCGTGCTGCAGCACGCGGACGAGATCGTGCAGGCGGTGCGGGACGGTAAGCTGCGGCACTTCTTTCTGGTGGGCGGCTGCGACGGCACCCGGCCCAGCCGCCGCTACTACACCGAGTTTGCCCGCCTTACCCCGCCCGACACCATCCTGCTGACCCTGGCCTGCGGCAAGTTCCGCCTGAACGACCTGCCCCTTGGCACCGTGCCGGGCACCGGCCTGCCCCGCATCCTAGACGTGGGCCAGTGCAACGACGCCTACAGCGCCATCCGCATCGCATTGGCGCTGGCCGACGCCTTTGGCTGCGGCGTCAACGACCTGCCCCTCTCGCTGGTGCTGTGCTGGTTTGAGCAGAAGGCCGTGTGCATCCTCATCGCGCTGCTGGCGCTGGGCATCCGGAACATCCGGCTGGGGCCTACCCTGCCCCCGTTCCTCTCGCCGGTCGTTGTGGCTGCCCTGCAGCAAAAGTACGATTTAAAAGCCGTAACAACGCCGGAAAATGACCTGCAGGCCATTCTGGGCAGACATTGA
- the gltB gene encoding glutamate synthase large subunit yields the protein MENFTEQKNTLGLYDPQFEHDACGIGAVVDIKGRKSHQTVDDALSIVERLEHRAGKDAEGKTGDGVGILLQISHKFFSKVAEELNISLGNEREYGVGMFFFPQSEHLRAQAMKLFEVVTRKEGLEFLAWRKVPVNPDAVGQKARDCMPAIWQCFIKKPAKVSKGIDFDRKLYIVRRVFEQASNGTYVPSLSSRTIVYKGMFLVHDLRLFYTDLQDEDYESAIGMVHSRFSTNTNPSWMRAHPNRFILHNGEINTIKGNTDAMLAREESISSSIMQDDMNKILPIINTSGSDSAMLDNALEFMVMNGMDLPLAVMITIPEPWENNKNISQKKRDFYQYYATMLEPWDGPAAILFSDGDVMGAVLDRNGLRPSRYYITKDGRMILSSEVGVLECEPDNILVKDRLRPGKMLLVDTVKGEVVDDEKLKEFYASREPYGEWIDRNLVELARLKIPNVKVESYTGDQLTRLQKVFGYKYEDVNTMILSMARAGAEPSGAMGTDTPLAVLSNQHPPLFNYFKQRFAQVTNPPIDAIREKVVTSTSVYIGAHGNLLEDKPENCKVLKVHNPILTSTDLLKIKYMNVPGFKVATVSINYYKNTSLEKAIDRVFLEVDRAYKDGANIIILSDRDVDEYHVTIPSLLAVSAVSQYLIRTKKSTALALILESAEPREVHHFAALLGYGACAINPYLAHETIGQLIDEGLLDKDYYAAVEDYDNAILSGIVKIASKMGISTIQSYQSSQIFEAVGISKDVIDKYFTGTVSRVGGITLSDIQADVEAQHNAAFDPLGLDINMELADSGAHKFRSGKEEHLFNPQTIHLFQKACWTNDYSAFKQFTSTVDNMGADGVHLRSLLDFNYAPDGGIPLEEVEPVSSIVKRFKGAAMSYGALSSEAHETIAIALNRLGGRSNTGEGGEPEERYHSESNSKIKQVASARFGVTSKYLVSAEEIQIKLAQGAKPGEGGNLPGAKVYPWIAKTRHSTTGVGLISPPPHHDIYSIEDLAELIYDLKNANRSANINVKLVSEAGVGTIAAGVAKGGAQVILVSGYDGGTGAAPRTSIKHAGLPWELGIAETHQTLILNGLRTRVRIESDSKLLSGRDVAISCMLGAEEFGFGTTLLMAEGCVMMRVCNLDTCPMGICTQNPELRKNFKGKPEYIINYLTFVAEELREYMAKLGVRTIDELVGRTDLLKVKPAAPGSRASKMDLDCILHNPAIENSNVHFVKEDTYDFHLENTLDMKVLMKKFKLSSKNAQSVTLDVSNTDRAFGAIFGSEITRKYGNSLPDDVYTAHCVGAGGQSFGAFIPNGLTLDLVGDCNDYMGKGLSGGKIVVRPPKGITFKPEENIITGNVALYGATSGKAFISGVAGERFAVRNSGATAVVEGVGDHGCEYMTGGTVVVLGQTGKNFAAGMTGGIAYVLDENWDFYQRVNKETVSLEPVEHKYDVATLKELIREHVEATGSPRGKEILDNFSEFLPKFKKVLPYDYDRMLRVIASVEERGLDGEQAQIEAFYTVQKKK from the coding sequence ATGGAAAACTTTACAGAGCAGAAAAACACCCTTGGTCTGTACGATCCACAGTTTGAGCACGATGCCTGCGGCATTGGCGCTGTGGTGGATATCAAGGGCCGCAAGAGCCATCAGACGGTGGACGATGCGCTGTCCATTGTGGAGCGGCTGGAGCACCGTGCCGGCAAGGATGCCGAGGGCAAGACCGGCGACGGTGTGGGCATTTTGCTGCAGATCAGCCACAAGTTCTTCTCCAAGGTGGCCGAAGAACTGAACATCAGCCTTGGCAACGAGCGTGAATATGGCGTGGGCATGTTCTTCTTCCCGCAGAGCGAGCATCTGCGTGCGCAGGCCATGAAGCTGTTCGAGGTGGTCACCCGCAAGGAAGGCCTCGAATTTCTGGCATGGCGCAAGGTTCCCGTGAACCCGGATGCCGTGGGCCAGAAAGCCCGCGACTGTATGCCTGCTATCTGGCAGTGCTTCATCAAAAAGCCCGCCAAGGTGAGCAAGGGCATCGATTTTGACCGCAAGCTGTACATTGTGCGCCGCGTGTTCGAGCAGGCCAGCAACGGCACTTATGTGCCCAGCCTGTCCAGCCGCACCATCGTGTACAAGGGCATGTTCCTTGTGCACGACCTGCGCCTGTTCTATACCGACCTGCAGGACGAGGATTATGAATCCGCTATCGGCATGGTGCACAGCCGCTTCTCCACCAACACCAACCCCAGCTGGATGCGCGCACACCCCAACCGCTTCATCCTGCACAACGGTGAGATCAACACCATCAAGGGCAACACGGATGCCATGCTGGCCCGTGAAGAGAGCATCTCCAGCTCCATCATGCAGGACGACATGAACAAGATCCTGCCCATCATCAACACTTCCGGCTCCGACTCCGCCATGCTGGATAACGCGCTGGAATTCATGGTGATGAACGGCATGGATCTGCCGCTGGCCGTGATGATCACCATTCCCGAGCCGTGGGAGAACAACAAGAACATCAGCCAGAAAAAGCGCGATTTCTACCAGTATTATGCCACCATGCTGGAGCCTTGGGATGGCCCCGCTGCCATCCTCTTCTCGGACGGCGACGTGATGGGCGCTGTGCTGGACCGCAACGGTCTGCGCCCCAGCCGCTATTACATCACCAAGGACGGCCGCATGATCCTGTCCTCCGAGGTGGGTGTGCTGGAATGCGAGCCGGATAATATTTTGGTCAAGGATCGTCTGCGCCCCGGCAAAATGCTGCTGGTGGACACCGTGAAGGGCGAAGTGGTGGACGACGAAAAGCTCAAGGAGTTCTACGCCAGCCGTGAGCCTTACGGCGAGTGGATCGACCGCAACCTTGTGGAGCTGGCCAGGCTGAAAATTCCCAACGTGAAGGTGGAAAGCTACACCGGCGATCAGCTCACCCGCCTGCAGAAGGTGTTCGGCTACAAGTATGAGGATGTGAACACCATGATCCTCTCCATGGCACGGGCAGGCGCAGAGCCTTCCGGCGCTATGGGCACCGACACCCCGCTTGCTGTGCTGAGCAACCAGCATCCGCCGCTGTTCAATTACTTCAAGCAGCGCTTTGCGCAGGTCACCAACCCGCCCATTGATGCCATCCGCGAAAAGGTGGTCACTTCCACCAGCGTGTATATTGGCGCACACGGCAACCTGCTGGAAGACAAGCCCGAGAACTGCAAGGTGCTCAAGGTGCACAACCCCATCCTGACCAGCACCGACCTGCTCAAGATCAAATACATGAACGTGCCCGGCTTCAAGGTAGCCACGGTGTCCATCAACTACTATAAGAACACCAGTCTGGAAAAGGCCATCGACCGTGTATTTCTGGAGGTCGACCGCGCCTACAAGGATGGTGCAAACATCATCATCCTTTCTGACCGCGATGTGGATGAATACCACGTGACCATTCCCAGCCTGCTGGCAGTTTCCGCGGTTTCGCAGTACCTGATCCGCACCAAGAAGAGCACCGCACTGGCCCTGATCCTGGAAAGTGCAGAGCCGCGCGAGGTGCACCACTTTGCCGCTCTGCTGGGCTACGGTGCCTGCGCCATCAATCCCTATCTGGCACATGAGACCATCGGCCAGCTCATCGACGAAGGCCTGCTGGACAAAGATTACTATGCAGCCGTGGAGGACTACGACAACGCCATCCTCAGCGGCATTGTGAAGATTGCCTCCAAGATGGGCATTTCCACCATCCAGAGCTACCAGAGCAGCCAGATCTTTGAGGCTGTGGGCATCTCCAAGGATGTCATCGACAAATACTTCACCGGCACGGTGAGCCGTGTGGGCGGCATTACCCTTTCGGACATTCAGGCCGATGTGGAAGCCCAGCACAACGCAGCCTTCGACCCGCTGGGTCTGGACATCAACATGGAGCTGGCCGACAGCGGCGCACACAAGTTCCGCAGCGGCAAGGAAGAACACCTGTTCAACCCCCAGACCATCCACCTGTTCCAGAAAGCCTGCTGGACGAACGACTACTCGGCTTTCAAGCAGTTCACCAGCACCGTGGACAATATGGGTGCTGACGGCGTGCATCTGCGCAGCCTGCTGGACTTCAACTATGCTCCTGACGGCGGCATCCCGCTGGAAGAGGTGGAGCCGGTAAGCTCCATCGTCAAGCGGTTCAAGGGCGCAGCCATGAGCTACGGTGCCCTGAGCAGTGAAGCCCATGAAACCATTGCCATCGCCCTGAACCGTCTGGGCGGCCGCAGCAACACCGGCGAGGGCGGCGAACCCGAAGAGCGCTACCACAGCGAGAGCAATTCCAAGATCAAGCAGGTGGCTTCCGCACGCTTTGGTGTAACGAGCAAATACCTCGTTTCTGCGGAAGAGATCCAGATCAAGCTGGCACAGGGCGCAAAGCCCGGTGAGGGCGGCAATCTGCCCGGTGCCAAGGTATATCCGTGGATTGCAAAGACCCGCCACAGCACCACCGGTGTGGGCCTGATCTCTCCCCCGCCGCACCACGATATCTACTCCATCGAGGACCTTGCAGAGCTGATCTACGACCTGAAGAACGCCAACCGCAGCGCCAACATCAATGTCAAGCTGGTCAGTGAGGCCGGCGTTGGCACCATTGCGGCCGGTGTTGCCAAGGGCGGCGCACAGGTCATTCTGGTGTCCGGCTACGACGGCGGCACCGGTGCAGCACCGCGTACTTCCATCAAGCACGCTGGCCTGCCGTGGGAGCTGGGCATCGCCGAGACCCATCAGACCCTGATCCTGAACGGCCTGCGCACCCGCGTGCGCATCGAGAGCGACTCCAAGCTGCTCTCCGGCCGCGATGTTGCCATCAGCTGTATGCTGGGCGCAGAGGAGTTCGGCTTCGGCACTACCCTGCTGATGGCCGAGGGCTGCGTGATGATGCGTGTGTGCAATCTGGATACCTGCCCCATGGGCATCTGCACCCAGAACCCGGAGCTGCGCAAGAACTTCAAGGGCAAGCCGGAATACATCATCAACTACCTCACCTTTGTGGCCGAGGAGCTGCGCGAGTACATGGCAAAGCTGGGCGTGCGCACCATCGATGAACTGGTGGGCCGCACCGACCTGCTCAAGGTCAAGCCTGCCGCACCCGGCAGCCGCGCTTCCAAGATGGATCTCGACTGCATCCTGCACAACCCTGCCATCGAGAACAGCAATGTTCACTTCGTGAAGGAGGACACCTACGACTTCCATCTGGAAAACACCCTCGATATGAAGGTGCTGATGAAGAAGTTCAAGCTCAGCAGCAAGAATGCCCAGAGCGTGACGCTGGATGTCTCCAACACCGACCGCGCCTTTGGTGCCATCTTTGGCAGCGAGATCACCCGCAAATACGGCAACAGCCTGCCGGATGATGTTTACACCGCCCACTGTGTGGGTGCAGGCGGCCAGAGCTTTGGTGCCTTCATCCCCAACGGCCTGACGCTGGACCTTGTGGGCGACTGCAACGACTACATGGGCAAGGGCCTGTCCGGCGGCAAGATCGTCGTGCGCCCGCCCAAGGGCATCACGTTCAAGCCCGAGGAGAACATTATCACCGGCAACGTGGCCCTGTATGGTGCTACCAGCGGCAAGGCGTTCATTTCCGGCGTGGCCGGTGAGCGCTTCGCCGTGCGCAACAGCGGTGCCACCGCCGTTGTGGAGGGCGTTGGCGACCACGGCTGCGAGTACATGACCGGCGGCACGGTGGTGGTTCTGGGCCAGACCGGCAAGAACTTTGCAGCCGGTATGACCGGCGGCATCGCCTACGTGCTGGACGAGAACTGGGACTTCTACCAGCGCGTGAACAAGGAGACCGTCAGCCTGGAGCCTGTGGAGCACAAGTACGATGTTGCCACCCTGAAAGAGCTGATCCGCGAACATGTGGAGGCCACCGGCTCTCCCCGCGGCAAAGAGATCCTTGACAACTTCAGCGAATTCCTGCCCAAGTTCAAGAAAGTTCTGCCCTACGATTATGACCGTATGCTGCGTGTGATCGCATCCGTTGAGGAGCGCGGTCTGGACGGCGAGCAGGCACAGATCGAAGCATTCTACACGGTGCAGAAAAAGAAGTAA
- a CDS encoding glutamate synthase subunit beta, with the protein MGKTTGFIDYTRKTSTDVPPLERIENFNEFHVWLSREEQQTQAARCMDCGVPFCQAGMMIGGMASGCPLNNLIPEWNDLVYHGKWELAMHRLMATNRFPEFTSRVCPALCEAACTCGDVTGSSVTVRENEHAIIETAYAKGWLHAAPPPSRTGKSVAVVGSGPSGLSVAEYLNKRGHAVTVFERADRVGGLLMYGIPNMKLDKSVIERRIKIMQAEGVEFRTNMDVGGAVAAEELLNGYDAVVLCCGAKKARDLNVPGRDANGVHFAVDYLTSVTRSLLDSQFADGKAIDAKGKNVLVIGGGDTGNDCQGTALRQGCTDLVALEMMPQPPKERAASNPWPEWPRVQKVDYGQTECLAKFGKDPRVYQTTVKEFLKDDAGNLTGAIISYLKPERNPETGRTSMVPTGEEFTYNCQLAFIAAGFTGCESYVADAFGVELTARGNVADHSFKTNVEKVFVCGDMRRGQSLVVWGLREGRDCAAEVDRYLMGYTNL; encoded by the coding sequence ATGGGTAAGACAACTGGATTTATCGACTATACGCGCAAAACCAGCACGGATGTTCCGCCGCTGGAACGCATTGAAAACTTTAACGAATTTCACGTCTGGCTCTCCCGCGAGGAGCAGCAGACGCAGGCAGCACGCTGCATGGACTGCGGTGTTCCCTTCTGTCAGGCCGGCATGATGATCGGCGGCATGGCTTCCGGCTGCCCGCTGAATAACCTCATCCCGGAGTGGAACGACCTTGTTTATCATGGCAAGTGGGAGCTGGCCATGCATCGGCTGATGGCCACCAACCGTTTTCCGGAGTTCACCAGCCGGGTGTGCCCTGCCCTGTGTGAAGCAGCCTGCACCTGCGGCGATGTGACCGGCAGCAGCGTGACCGTGCGCGAGAACGAGCACGCCATTATCGAAACGGCTTACGCCAAGGGCTGGCTGCACGCCGCACCGCCGCCCTCCCGCACCGGCAAGAGCGTAGCCGTGGTGGGCAGCGGCCCCTCCGGCCTTTCGGTGGCCGAATACCTGAACAAGCGCGGCCACGCCGTGACTGTGTTCGAGCGTGCAGACCGCGTGGGCGGCCTGCTGATGTACGGCATCCCCAACATGAAGCTGGACAAATCCGTCATCGAGCGCCGCATCAAGATCATGCAGGCTGAGGGCGTGGAGTTCCGCACCAACATGGATGTGGGCGGGGCTGTTGCCGCCGAAGAGCTGCTGAACGGCTACGATGCCGTGGTGCTGTGCTGCGGTGCCAAGAAGGCCCGCGACCTGAATGTGCCCGGCCGCGATGCAAACGGCGTGCACTTTGCCGTGGACTACCTGACCAGCGTGACCAGAAGTCTGCTGGACAGCCAGTTCGCGGACGGCAAGGCCATCGATGCCAAGGGCAAGAATGTTCTGGTGATCGGCGGCGGTGATACCGGCAACGACTGTCAGGGCACGGCCCTGCGGCAGGGCTGCACCGATCTGGTGGCACTGGAAATGATGCCGCAGCCGCCCAAGGAGCGTGCAGCCTCCAACCCGTGGCCGGAGTGGCCCCGTGTGCAGAAGGTGGACTACGGTCAGACCGAGTGCCTTGCAAAGTTCGGCAAGGACCCGCGCGTGTACCAGACCACCGTGAAGGAATTTTTGAAGGATGATGCAGGCAATCTGACCGGTGCTATCATCTCCTACCTGAAGCCGGAGCGGAACCCCGAGACCGGCCGTACCAGCATGGTACCCACCGGTGAAGAATTTACCTACAACTGCCAGCTGGCGTTCATCGCCGCAGGCTTTACCGGCTGCGAAAGCTACGTGGCCGATGCATTTGGTGTGGAGCTGACCGCCCGCGGCAATGTGGCAGACCACAGCTTCAAGACCAACGTGGAAAAGGTGTTCGTTTGCGGCGATATGCGCCGCGGCCAGAGCCTTGTGGTGTGGGGCCTGCGCGAAGGCCGCGACTGCGCCGCCGAGGTAGACCGCTACCTGATGGGCTACACCAACCTCTAA
- a CDS encoding PASTA domain-containing protein has product MEATRLCPYCLQPLPGAAQSCPHCGKSFAGRNPGGTLPVGTVLAGRYTAGEMLSIDGEGILYRGAENLGRFRVTIKEYLPITLTAERTAESTLRPKTGSEVLFKTTRMDFADLYRSIQRITPANGLEAVLDVVEANNSVYAILENLGGTPLDQWLENHPGTIRPDDACAMLQPVFEGVAAMHKIGLVHRGICPENIRVMENNRCRLAGYATVGLRTAGSGLHEQLYEGYSAPEQYSTAEFEGRYTDEYSLAAVFYRMVCGQAPVPAAQRMVADSNPRAKSVNGSLPLYVSQVLQLGLRLRPMERIQTVPQLYQALSSKEYTAELTRTMKPETPVRTAQPEPERKEHLLSLKALLAGIVILLSILILLTLWSVLSQHIHQPAASAAESEPASSEVMVPQNLVPNFIGMDYTQVQNNREYTSMYLFYVTEEYSDTAPAGQIIQQEPSADTVLKAGETIRLVVSKGPQMAEMPNIIGFTQDSAVKELEARGLVASCFMVVNDGSYASGCVVRTSEEPGTKVEVGTVITVYIAADPSVQITVTPEEPAATEPTTTEPAPPETTDPTPTEPEYNTD; this is encoded by the coding sequence ATGGAAGCAACACGCCTGTGTCCATACTGCCTGCAGCCGCTGCCCGGAGCAGCACAAAGCTGCCCGCACTGCGGCAAAAGCTTTGCCGGGCGCAACCCCGGCGGCACCCTGCCGGTGGGCACCGTGCTGGCCGGGCGCTACACCGCAGGGGAAATGCTGAGCATCGACGGCGAGGGCATTCTCTACCGCGGCGCAGAGAATCTGGGCCGTTTCCGGGTGACCATCAAGGAATATCTGCCCATTACCCTCACGGCGGAGCGCACGGCAGAAAGCACCCTGCGGCCCAAGACCGGCAGTGAGGTGCTGTTCAAGACCACCCGTATGGATTTTGCGGACCTGTACCGCTCCATCCAGCGCATCACTCCGGCCAATGGCCTGGAAGCCGTGCTGGATGTGGTGGAAGCCAATAACAGCGTTTATGCCATTCTGGAAAATCTGGGCGGCACCCCGCTGGATCAGTGGCTGGAAAACCACCCCGGCACCATCCGCCCGGACGATGCCTGCGCCATGCTGCAGCCGGTGTTTGAAGGCGTAGCCGCCATGCACAAGATCGGTCTGGTGCACCGCGGTATCTGCCCGGAGAACATCCGCGTGATGGAAAACAACCGCTGCCGTCTGGCAGGCTATGCCACGGTGGGCCTGCGCACGGCGGGCAGCGGCCTGCACGAACAGCTGTACGAAGGCTATTCCGCCCCGGAGCAGTATTCCACCGCAGAGTTCGAGGGCCGCTATACCGATGAATACAGCCTTGCGGCCGTGTTCTACCGCATGGTGTGCGGGCAGGCCCCGGTGCCTGCAGCGCAGCGCATGGTGGCAGACTCCAACCCACGCGCAAAATCGGTGAACGGCAGCCTGCCGCTGTACGTCTCGCAGGTGCTGCAGCTGGGCCTGCGCCTGCGGCCCATGGAGCGCATCCAGACCGTGCCGCAGCTGTATCAGGCCCTTTCTTCCAAGGAATACACCGCCGAGCTGACCCGCACCATGAAGCCGGAGACTCCGGTGCGCACAGCCCAGCCGGAGCCGGAACGCAAGGAGCATCTGCTCAGCTTAAAAGCGCTGCTGGCGGGCATCGTGATCCTGCTGTCCATCCTCATTCTGCTCACGCTGTGGAGCGTGCTGAGCCAGCACATCCACCAGCCTGCCGCGTCGGCTGCGGAGTCGGAACCGGCCAGCAGCGAGGTGATGGTGCCGCAGAACCTTGTGCCGAACTTTATTGGCATGGACTACACGCAGGTGCAGAACAACCGGGAATATACCAGCATGTATCTGTTCTACGTCACCGAGGAATACAGCGATACCGCCCCGGCGGGCCAGATCATCCAGCAGGAGCCGAGCGCGGACACTGTGCTCAAGGCAGGGGAGACCATACGGCTGGTGGTGAGCAAAGGCCCGCAGATGGCCGAGATGCCCAATATCATCGGCTTTACGCAGGATAGCGCGGTAAAGGAACTGGAAGCGCGGGGCCTTGTGGCCAGCTGCTTTATGGTGGTGAACGATGGCTCCTATGCATCCGGCTGCGTGGTGCGTACCAGCGAGGAGCCGGGCACCAAGGTGGAAGTGGGCACGGTGATCACCGTGTATATTGCGGCAGACCCCAGTGTGCAGATCACGGTAACACCGGAGGAACCCGCCGCTACCGAACCCACCACCACAGAGCCGGCCCCTCCGGAAACAACAGATCCTACCCCCACGGAACCGGAATACAATACAGACTGA